A section of the Mycobacterium sp. 3519A genome encodes:
- a CDS encoding anti-sigma factor antagonist (This anti-anti-sigma factor, or anti-sigma factor antagonist, belongs to a family that includes characterized members SpoIIAA, RsbV, RsfA, and RsfB.): MPNLEITQDVRDSAVVVTVAGDIDTATVDTLARDLEAAMHVASTRAHKLLVVDLGDVTYFGSAALNAVLGCYEAGAANGVTVRLVANAAEVLRPLQVTQLDSVLRPYATVPDALADAADDGG, translated from the coding sequence GTGCCAAATCTGGAAATCACGCAGGATGTGCGCGACTCAGCGGTCGTCGTCACGGTGGCGGGTGATATCGACACCGCCACGGTCGACACACTGGCCCGCGATCTCGAGGCCGCGATGCACGTGGCGTCGACGCGAGCGCACAAACTGCTCGTCGTGGATCTCGGCGACGTGACGTATTTCGGCAGCGCCGCTCTGAACGCCGTGCTCGGGTGCTACGAAGCGGGGGCGGCCAACGGCGTCACGGTGCGGTTGGTGGCCAACGCCGCTGAAGTGCTGCGCCCCCTGCAAGTGACGCAACTCGACTCGGTGCTCCGGCCGTATGCGACGGTGCCGGACGCGCTCGCCGACGCCGCCGACGACGGCGGTTGA
- a CDS encoding PAS and ANTAR domain-containing protein, translating to MAFSRLAPSVRPGEHGEELNVGAFRFWFVGQRWEWSDEVARMHGYEPGTVEPTTELLLSHKHPDDRQHVQDLLDQALHQGGSFSSRHRFVDTSGREHTVLVLADRMYNDQGAVVGTEGFYVDLSDSVDQTRRKVLDAVLPELFEARAAIEQAKGALMVVYGVDADQAFAMLQWRSQQTNTKLRALAVQIVAELGTLQHQPDALRREFDHLLLSVHQRVVR from the coding sequence ATGGCCTTCTCCAGACTCGCGCCAAGCGTCAGACCCGGCGAGCACGGTGAGGAGCTGAACGTGGGTGCGTTCCGGTTCTGGTTCGTCGGCCAGCGTTGGGAGTGGTCCGACGAGGTCGCCCGCATGCACGGCTATGAACCCGGCACCGTCGAGCCGACCACCGAGTTGCTGCTGTCGCACAAACACCCCGACGACCGCCAGCACGTGCAGGACCTCCTCGACCAAGCGCTCCATCAGGGCGGGTCGTTCTCCAGCAGGCATCGGTTCGTCGACACGTCGGGTCGCGAACACACGGTGCTCGTCCTCGCCGACCGGATGTACAACGACCAGGGGGCGGTCGTCGGAACGGAAGGCTTCTACGTCGACCTGAGCGACTCCGTCGATCAGACTCGGCGCAAGGTGCTCGACGCTGTGCTGCCCGAATTGTTTGAGGCCCGCGCGGCCATCGAACAGGCCAAGGGCGCCTTGATGGTGGTGTACGGGGTCGACGCCGACCAGGCGTTCGCGATGTTGCAGTGGCGCTCTCAGCAGACGAATACGAAGTTGCGTGCGCTCGCGGTGCAGATCGTCGCGGAACTCGGCACGCTGCAACACCAACCGGACGCGTTGCGCCGTGAATTCGATCATCTTCTACTCAGCGTGCACCAAAGGGTGGTGCGCTGA
- a CDS encoding YeiH family protein codes for MTETETRRDEARSGGIGYAVAGVLVVVALGAATRFLEHQVPVWAAGTPFAKVAKSIEFPFYAIALGLIGNAVLSKLALRDALARGFRTEFFIKTGLVLLGASINLKVLVTAAGPAILQALLLISAVFGFTWWFGGRLGLEDKLRALLASAVSICGVSAAIAAAGAVQAKREQLAYAASLVIAFALPSIFLLPWLADVFHLSDAVAGAWIGGNIDTTAAVAASGAIAGEEALQIATIVKTTQNALIGVVAIALTAYFALKIERKSAAEARPTIGQFWERFPKFVLGFIAASVIGTLYLQWVPSGKAEIATVNDLRTWFLIFAFVAIGLEFSLKGLKEAGWRPVAVFASATVVNIVVAFGLASVLFGNFGIG; via the coding sequence GTGACCGAGACCGAAACCCGGCGCGACGAGGCGCGCTCCGGCGGAATCGGCTACGCCGTCGCCGGGGTGCTCGTGGTGGTCGCGCTCGGCGCGGCCACCCGGTTCCTGGAGCACCAGGTGCCGGTGTGGGCGGCGGGCACGCCGTTCGCGAAAGTCGCCAAGTCGATCGAATTCCCGTTCTACGCAATCGCTTTGGGCCTGATCGGCAACGCGGTACTGAGCAAGCTGGCGCTGCGCGACGCACTCGCGAGGGGATTCCGCACCGAGTTCTTCATCAAGACCGGCCTGGTTCTGCTCGGTGCGTCGATCAACCTGAAAGTGCTCGTCACCGCGGCCGGCCCGGCGATCCTGCAGGCGCTGCTGCTGATCTCCGCCGTGTTCGGCTTCACCTGGTGGTTCGGTGGCCGACTCGGGCTCGAGGACAAGTTGCGCGCCCTGCTCGCCTCGGCGGTGTCCATCTGCGGGGTGAGCGCAGCGATCGCGGCCGCGGGTGCGGTGCAGGCCAAGCGCGAACAACTGGCCTACGCCGCGTCGCTTGTCATCGCCTTCGCGCTGCCGTCGATCTTCCTGCTGCCGTGGCTCGCCGACGTGTTCCACCTGTCGGATGCGGTGGCAGGCGCCTGGATCGGCGGCAACATCGACACCACCGCCGCCGTCGCGGCATCGGGTGCGATCGCAGGCGAGGAGGCCCTGCAGATCGCGACCATCGTCAAGACCACGCAGAACGCCCTGATCGGCGTCGTGGCGATCGCGCTGACCGCCTACTTCGCGCTGAAGATCGAACGCAAATCCGCCGCCGAAGCCAGGCCCACGATCGGCCAGTTCTGGGAACGCTTCCCGAAGTTCGTGCTCGGCTTCATCGCCGCCTCGGTGATCGGCACCCTGTATCTGCAGTGGGTGCCCAGCGGTAAAGCGGAGATCGCGACCGTCAACGATCTGCGCACGTGGTTTTTGATCTTCGCGTTCGTCGCAATCGGCTTGGAGTTTTCGCTGAAGGGGCTGAAAGAGGCGGGCTGGCGGCCGGTCGCGGTGTTCGCCTCGGCGACGGTGGTGAACATCGTCGTTGCGTTTGGCCTGGCCAGCGTGTTGTTCGGTAACTTCGGAATCGGTTAG
- a CDS encoding ABC transporter substrate-binding protein, whose product MRAALSRRGFLTMTASAALVAACSSPKPGTIAKDGSVTVKHIFGETKIPGPPKRVVSAGFTEQDDLLAVGVVPVAITDWFGGEPFGVWPWAQPKLGNAQPVVLNLNDGIQVDQIASLKPDLIVATNAGLDQDTYTKLSAIAPTIAQSGPDAFFEPWKDQATLIGQAVFKADEMAKLVAAVDEKFAAVAKNNPQFAGKKALLLGGTFYDDSVRITTPGWRTEFLTKMGFTDPDPGATLVKRDKMASVLDDADVLIWTTESDDEQAALLADPLVAKLRATVGNRNVFTGKELSGAIAFASTLSYPVVADRLPALISKALS is encoded by the coding sequence GTGCGAGCTGCCTTGTCCCGCCGGGGTTTCCTCACCATGACTGCGAGCGCGGCACTGGTCGCGGCCTGCAGTTCACCCAAGCCGGGCACCATCGCCAAGGACGGCTCGGTGACGGTCAAGCACATCTTCGGCGAAACCAAGATCCCCGGTCCGCCCAAGCGTGTCGTCAGCGCGGGCTTCACCGAACAGGACGACCTGTTGGCGGTCGGGGTCGTCCCAGTCGCGATCACCGACTGGTTCGGCGGCGAGCCGTTCGGCGTATGGCCATGGGCGCAACCGAAATTGGGTAACGCACAGCCGGTGGTACTCAACCTCAACGACGGCATCCAGGTGGACCAGATCGCGTCGTTGAAACCCGACCTGATCGTCGCCACGAACGCCGGACTGGACCAGGACACCTACACCAAACTGTCGGCGATCGCGCCCACCATCGCGCAGTCCGGTCCGGATGCATTCTTCGAACCGTGGAAGGACCAGGCCACGCTGATCGGCCAGGCCGTGTTCAAGGCCGACGAGATGGCCAAACTGGTGGCCGCCGTCGACGAGAAGTTCGCGGCCGTCGCGAAGAACAACCCGCAGTTCGCCGGTAAGAAGGCGCTATTGCTCGGCGGCACGTTCTACGACGACAGCGTGCGCATCACCACACCCGGTTGGCGCACCGAGTTCCTCACCAAGATGGGGTTCACCGATCCCGATCCCGGCGCCACTCTGGTGAAGCGGGACAAGATGGCGTCGGTGCTCGACGACGCGGATGTGTTGATCTGGACCACCGAGAGCGACGACGAGCAGGCCGCCCTCCTTGCCGACCCGCTCGTCGCAAAGCTGCGAGCCACCGTGGGCAACCGCAACGTCTTCACCGGCAAGGAATTGTCGGGGGCGATCGCGTTCGCATCGACGCTGTCGTATCCGGTGGTGGCCGACCGACTGCCGGCGCTGATCTCGAAGGCGCTGTCCTGA
- a CDS encoding queuosine precursor transporter: MTSDQTTTEAQHAAFAQVGSKYYPIFVAVFTALVIISNVTATKGVAFGPIITDGGFIVFPLTYVIGDVLSEVYGFKAARRAIFLGFAMNGLAALTFWITIYLPAADFYTNQEHFENVVHAYTQLIIAGLAGFIVGQTINAWVVVRIKEKTKEKHLWARLVGSTFAGQLGDTLVFCSIAAGAIGISTFADFVTYTALGWFYKTAVEVFMLPVTYRVIAYVKRHEPTYGAAI, encoded by the coding sequence GTGACAAGCGACCAAACCACGACCGAAGCACAGCACGCAGCTTTCGCGCAGGTGGGGTCGAAGTACTATCCGATCTTCGTCGCGGTCTTCACGGCGCTGGTGATCATCTCCAACGTGACCGCCACCAAGGGCGTCGCGTTCGGGCCGATCATCACCGACGGTGGGTTCATCGTCTTCCCGCTGACCTACGTGATCGGCGACGTCCTGTCCGAGGTCTACGGGTTCAAAGCGGCTCGGCGGGCGATCTTCCTCGGGTTTGCTATGAACGGGTTGGCCGCCCTCACGTTCTGGATCACCATCTATCTGCCCGCGGCGGATTTCTACACCAATCAGGAGCACTTCGAGAACGTTGTGCACGCCTACACCCAGTTGATCATCGCGGGCCTCGCCGGCTTCATCGTCGGCCAGACCATCAACGCGTGGGTGGTGGTCCGGATCAAGGAGAAGACCAAAGAGAAGCACCTATGGGCCCGGTTGGTCGGTTCGACTTTCGCGGGCCAACTTGGGGACACGCTGGTGTTCTGCAGTATCGCGGCAGGTGCGATCGGCATCAGCACGTTCGCCGACTTCGTCACCTACACGGCGCTGGGCTGGTTCTACAAGACCGCCGTCGAGGTTTTCATGCTTCCGGTGACCTACCGGGTGATCGCGTACGTCAAGCGCCACGAACCGACGTACGGCGCGGCAATATGA
- a CDS encoding allophanate hydrolase subunit 1, which produces MSVTADVMDVRALGAVRDYGDQALLLEFDSTAEVLAWADTLREAELLGVLDIVPASRTVLLKLAGPRYQAPTRQRLGKLRVTAEALAAATPADGRADIEIGVVYDGADLDEVARLTGLSTDQVIAAHTATPWRVGFGGFAPGFAYLIGGDERLNVPRQSEPRTRVPAGSVALAGEFSAIYPRESPGGWQLIGRITDDVPALWDIDSEPPALLQPGMWVQFREVRS; this is translated from the coding sequence ATGAGCGTGACCGCGGATGTGATGGACGTACGTGCACTCGGCGCCGTACGTGACTATGGCGACCAGGCGCTGCTGCTCGAATTCGACAGCACCGCCGAGGTGTTGGCGTGGGCAGACACGCTGCGCGAGGCCGAACTGCTCGGCGTGCTGGACATCGTCCCGGCGTCGCGCACGGTGCTGCTGAAACTGGCAGGCCCGCGCTATCAGGCGCCGACCCGGCAGCGGCTTGGCAAGCTGCGGGTGACGGCCGAGGCGCTGGCCGCGGCGACGCCGGCGGACGGGCGTGCCGACATCGAGATCGGCGTGGTGTACGACGGCGCCGACCTCGACGAGGTGGCCCGGCTGACCGGGCTGAGCACCGACCAGGTGATCGCCGCCCACACCGCCACCCCGTGGCGCGTCGGCTTCGGCGGCTTCGCACCGGGTTTCGCGTATCTGATCGGCGGGGACGAACGGCTCAACGTGCCGCGCCAGTCCGAGCCGCGGACCAGAGTGCCTGCCGGATCGGTTGCGCTGGCCGGGGAGTTCAGCGCCATCTATCCGCGGGAATCGCCAGGCGGTTGGCAGCTGATCGGGCGGATCACCGACGACGTGCCCGCGTTGTGGGACATCGATTCCGAACCCCCGGCGCTGCTGCAGCCCGGGATGTGGGTCCAGTTCCGGGAGGTGCGGTCATGA
- a CDS encoding 5-oxoprolinase/urea amidolyase family protein, whose amino-acid sequence MSVTLEVLRTGPLALIEDLGRPGLAHMGVSHSGAADRRSHQLANRLVANPNDHATIEVTFGGFSARVRGGDVAIAVTGADTDPSVSGKLFGTNSIHYAHDGEVISLGAPRTGLRTYLAVRGGIDVSPVLGSRSYDVMSAIGPLPLQPGDVLPVGEHSGELPELDQAPVAAIEDEVLELRVVPGPRDDWFVDPDILIRTNWQVTNRTDRVGMRLIGMPLEYRWPDRQLPSEGATRGAIQVPPNGFPVILGPDHPVTGGYPVIGVVTDDDIDKVAQIRPGQTVRLHWSRPRKPFEE is encoded by the coding sequence ATGAGCGTCACACTCGAGGTGCTGCGCACCGGGCCGCTGGCGCTGATCGAGGACCTCGGCAGGCCGGGCCTCGCGCACATGGGCGTGTCCCACTCCGGGGCGGCCGACCGTCGCTCCCACCAGCTGGCCAACCGGCTGGTGGCCAACCCCAACGACCACGCCACCATTGAGGTGACGTTCGGCGGGTTCTCCGCGCGGGTCCGCGGCGGTGACGTCGCGATCGCGGTGACGGGTGCGGACACCGACCCGTCGGTGAGCGGGAAACTGTTCGGCACCAACAGCATTCACTACGCTCACGACGGCGAAGTGATCTCGCTCGGCGCGCCACGCACCGGTCTGCGGACCTACCTCGCGGTGCGCGGTGGCATCGACGTCTCGCCCGTGCTGGGCTCCCGGTCGTACGACGTGATGTCGGCGATCGGTCCGCTGCCGCTGCAACCCGGCGACGTGCTGCCGGTCGGCGAGCACAGCGGCGAGCTCCCGGAACTCGACCAGGCGCCGGTGGCCGCCATCGAGGACGAGGTGCTCGAATTGCGGGTGGTGCCGGGCCCGCGCGACGACTGGTTCGTCGACCCGGACATCCTGATCCGAACCAACTGGCAGGTGACCAACCGGACCGACCGGGTGGGCATGCGCCTGATCGGCATGCCGCTGGAGTACCGCTGGCCCGATCGCCAGCTGCCGAGCGAAGGCGCGACCCGCGGCGCAATTCAGGTGCCGCCGAACGGTTTTCCGGTGATCCTCGGACCCGACCACCCGGTCACCGGCGGCTACCCGGTGATCGGCGTCGTCACCGACGACGACATCGACAAAGTGGCCCAGATCCGGCCAGGGCAGACCGTGCGACTGCACTGGTCGCGCCCGCGCAAGCCCTTCGAGGAGTAG
- a CDS encoding GNAT family N-acetyltransferase produces the protein MHTQEPRTRAVHTARLVHTSDLDNETREDARRMVIEAFGGEFTDADWEHALGGMHALICHHGALIAHAAVVQRRLLYRGTALRCGYIEGVAVREDWRGQGLAHALMDAAEQVLRGAYQLGALSASEAGRHMYTSRGWLPWRGPTSVLAPAGLTRTPDDDNGLFVLPISVDLDTSAEITCDWREGDVW, from the coding sequence GTGCACACGCAGGAACCTCGCACCCGCGCAGTCCACACCGCTCGCCTGGTCCACACCTCCGACCTCGACAACGAGACCCGCGAGGATGCCCGCCGAATGGTCATCGAGGCGTTCGGCGGTGAGTTCACCGACGCCGACTGGGAGCACGCGCTCGGCGGCATGCACGCCCTGATCTGTCACCACGGCGCGCTGATCGCACACGCCGCCGTGGTGCAGCGCCGACTGCTGTACCGCGGCACCGCGCTGCGCTGCGGCTACATCGAAGGTGTGGCGGTGCGCGAAGATTGGCGCGGGCAGGGACTGGCGCACGCATTGATGGACGCGGCCGAACAAGTGCTGCGCGGTGCCTACCAACTGGGCGCGCTGAGCGCCTCGGAGGCGGGCAGGCACATGTACACCTCGCGAGGCTGGTTGCCGTGGCGCGGGCCGACGTCGGTGCTGGCGCCCGCGGGTCTGACCCGCACCCCCGACGACGACAACGGGTTGTTCGTGCTGCCGATCAGCGTCGACCTGGACACCTCGGCGGAAATCACCTGCGATTGGCGCGAAGGCGACGTCTGGTAG
- a CDS encoding NarK/NasA family nitrate transporter — protein sequence MSKRITDWDPEDVAAWEAGNKYVARRNLIWSVVAEHIGFSVWSLWSVMVLFMPESVYHFSAGDKFLLGATATLVGACLRIPYTLATATFGGRNWTVFSAFVLLIPTVGTMWLLAHPGLPLWPYLVCAALTGLGGGNFASSMTNINAFYPQRLKGWALGINAGGGNIGVPMVQIVGLLVIATLGNRQPYWVCAVYLVALAVAGIGAALYMDNLEQHKIDLTAMGAILKVRDTWVISLLYIGTFGSFIGFAFAFAQVLQINFAAGGQSAASASLHAAQIAFVGPLLGSLSRVYGGKLADRVGGGRVTLAVFAGMIFGAGILVAVSTLDDHTKGAATGAMMTGYVVGFIVLFLLSGIGNGSVYKMIPSIFEARSRSLTVPEADRVAWSRAMSGALIGFAGAIGALGGVGINMALRQSYLSSHSATAAFWIFLAFYVVACAVTWAMYVRRPVSAPVGSAEPATDLARA from the coding sequence ATGTCGAAACGCATCACAGACTGGGATCCCGAGGACGTCGCAGCCTGGGAAGCCGGTAACAAGTACGTCGCGCGTCGCAACCTGATCTGGTCCGTGGTGGCCGAGCACATCGGCTTCTCGGTGTGGTCCCTCTGGTCGGTGATGGTGCTGTTCATGCCCGAATCGGTCTACCACTTCTCCGCGGGCGACAAGTTCCTGCTCGGCGCCACCGCGACCCTTGTCGGCGCGTGCCTTCGCATTCCGTACACACTGGCCACCGCGACGTTCGGCGGCCGCAACTGGACGGTGTTCTCGGCATTCGTCCTGCTGATCCCGACCGTCGGCACCATGTGGCTGCTGGCCCACCCCGGGCTGCCGCTGTGGCCGTATCTGGTGTGCGCGGCGCTGACGGGCCTCGGCGGCGGCAACTTCGCGTCCTCGATGACGAACATCAACGCGTTCTACCCGCAACGTCTGAAGGGCTGGGCGCTGGGCATCAACGCCGGCGGCGGAAACATCGGCGTGCCGATGGTCCAGATCGTCGGCCTGCTCGTCATCGCCACCCTCGGAAACCGTCAGCCGTATTGGGTGTGCGCGGTGTACCTGGTGGCGCTGGCCGTGGCCGGCATCGGTGCGGCGCTGTACATGGACAATCTCGAACAGCACAAGATCGACCTGACGGCCATGGGCGCGATCCTCAAAGTGCGTGATACCTGGGTGATTTCGCTGCTCTACATCGGCACCTTCGGCTCGTTCATCGGTTTCGCGTTCGCCTTCGCCCAGGTGCTGCAGATCAACTTCGCGGCCGGCGGTCAGAGCGCGGCTTCGGCCTCGCTGCACGCCGCGCAGATCGCGTTCGTCGGACCGCTGCTCGGGTCGCTGTCACGGGTGTACGGCGGCAAACTGGCCGACCGTGTCGGCGGGGGTCGGGTCACTCTGGCGGTGTTCGCGGGCATGATCTTCGGCGCCGGGATCCTGGTCGCCGTCAGCACCCTGGACGACCACACCAAGGGCGCCGCGACGGGCGCCATGATGACCGGCTACGTCGTCGGCTTCATCGTGCTGTTCCTGTTGTCGGGCATCGGCAACGGGTCGGTCTACAAGATGATCCCGTCCATCTTCGAGGCCCGCAGTCGCTCCCTGACAGTCCCCGAGGCCGACCGAGTGGCCTGGTCACGCGCGATGTCGGGGGCGCTGATCGGCTTCGCGGGCGCGATCGGCGCACTCGGCGGCGTCGGCATCAACATGGCGCTGCGGCAGTCGTATCTGAGCAGTCACTCCGCGACCGCGGCGTTCTGGATCTTCCTGGCGTTCTATGTGGTGGCGTGCGCGGTGACCTGGGCGATGTACGTGCGCAGGCCGGTCTCGGCGCCGGTCGGCAGCGCCGAGCCTGCCACCGACCTCGCCAGGGCGTGA
- a CDS encoding uroporphyrinogen-III synthase, translating to MSEPEWAPLTGFRVAVTSARRADELAALLERRGATVTCAAAIAMVPLPDDEQLRANTQSLIAEPPDIVVATTGIGFRGWFAAADGWGLSDDLLRALGNARIVSRGPKATGALRAAGLPEEWSPESESSREVLHYLVDGGIAGKRIAVQLHGATDEWDPFPEFLDELRSAGAEVVPIRVYRWHPAPRNGDFDQLVAGIAEGKFDAVSFTSAPAVASVLMRAVELGIEDKVLSSLRTDVHAMCVGPVTARPLVRLGVPTSSPERMRLGALARHITDELPLLQSRTLRVAGHILEIRGTCVMVDGVVKAVSPAGMATIRALAHHPGAVVSRFDLLGALPGTGTDTHAVETAVLRLRTALGDKNIVSTVVKRGYRLAVDDDLAHTQ from the coding sequence ATGAGTGAGCCCGAATGGGCACCGCTCACCGGTTTTCGGGTGGCGGTGACCTCCGCCCGCCGCGCCGACGAACTGGCCGCCCTGCTGGAGCGCCGCGGCGCCACCGTGACATGCGCGGCCGCGATCGCGATGGTGCCACTGCCCGACGACGAGCAGTTGCGGGCGAACACTCAATCGTTGATCGCCGAACCGCCCGACATCGTGGTGGCCACCACGGGGATCGGGTTCCGCGGCTGGTTCGCCGCCGCCGACGGTTGGGGCCTTTCGGACGATCTGCTGCGCGCACTTGGCAACGCGCGCATCGTGTCACGAGGCCCCAAGGCGACCGGGGCATTGCGGGCGGCGGGATTGCCGGAGGAGTGGTCGCCGGAATCCGAGTCGTCGCGGGAAGTGCTGCACTATCTGGTCGATGGCGGTATCGCGGGTAAACGCATTGCGGTGCAGTTGCACGGCGCCACCGACGAATGGGACCCGTTCCCTGAGTTCCTGGACGAATTGCGCTCCGCCGGTGCGGAAGTCGTGCCGATCCGGGTGTACCGCTGGCACCCCGCACCCCGCAACGGCGACTTCGACCAACTGGTCGCGGGCATCGCGGAGGGCAAGTTCGACGCCGTCAGCTTCACCTCGGCGCCTGCCGTCGCATCGGTGCTGATGCGTGCGGTGGAGCTTGGTATCGAGGACAAGGTGTTGTCGTCGTTGCGAACTGACGTGCACGCGATGTGCGTCGGACCGGTGACCGCGCGGCCGCTGGTCCGCCTGGGTGTCCCGACGTCGTCACCGGAGCGGATGCGGTTGGGCGCGTTGGCCCGCCACATCACCGACGAACTACCGCTGCTGCAGTCGCGCACGCTGCGGGTGGCCGGCCACATCCTCGAGATCCGGGGCACCTGCGTGATGGTCGACGGTGTGGTGAAGGCGGTTTCGCCTGCCGGGATGGCGACCATCCGCGCGCTGGCGCATCATCCCGGCGCGGTGGTGTCACGGTTCGATCTGCTCGGGGCGCTGCCCGGCACCGGCACCGACACGCACGCCGTCGAGACCGCGGTGCTGCGGCTGCGAACCGCGTTGGGCGACAAGAACATCGTGTCGACGGTGGTCAAACGCGGCTACCGACTGGCGGTCGACGACGATTTGGCGCACACGCAATGA
- a CDS encoding sirohydrochlorin chelatase — MSLLLVAHGTRKRQGVTMVGELAQRVSQTLGQTVHVSFVDVLGPTPSEVLASMTGSAIVVPAFLSRGYHVTSDIPAHVDASRHLDVTVTQALGPGPQLVRVLADRLFESGWRPDDSVILAAAGTSDPGAQRDLHMMATWLSALTSSRVELAFAATGTPRVGDAVDSLRRRGATRVVVASYLLSEGLFQDRLRDCGADVVTEPLGTHPGLVRLIANRFSRARYAAAA, encoded by the coding sequence ATGAGCCTATTGCTGGTCGCGCACGGCACCCGCAAGCGACAGGGCGTCACAATGGTGGGTGAGCTCGCGCAGCGGGTGTCGCAGACACTCGGGCAGACGGTGCACGTGTCGTTCGTCGACGTGCTCGGCCCGACGCCGTCCGAGGTGCTGGCGTCGATGACCGGATCGGCAATCGTCGTGCCCGCGTTCCTCTCCCGCGGATATCACGTCACCAGCGACATCCCAGCGCACGTCGACGCGAGCAGACATCTCGACGTCACGGTGACGCAGGCGCTGGGTCCGGGTCCGCAACTGGTGCGGGTGCTGGCCGACCGGCTGTTCGAATCCGGTTGGCGGCCAGACGATTCGGTGATCCTGGCGGCGGCGGGTACATCCGATCCTGGTGCGCAGCGTGACCTGCACATGATGGCGACCTGGTTGTCGGCGCTCACCAGCTCTCGTGTGGAACTCGCGTTCGCCGCGACCGGCACACCACGCGTCGGTGACGCGGTCGACTCGCTACGGCGACGCGGCGCCACCAGGGTTGTGGTCGCGTCGTACCTGTTGTCCGAGGGCCTGTTTCAGGATCGTCTGCGCGACTGCGGCGCCGACGTGGTGACCGAGCCACTCGGCACCCACCCCGGCCTGGTCCGGTTGATCGCGAACCGGTTCAGCCGCGCCCGGTATGCGGCCGCGGCCTGA
- a CDS encoding superoxide dismutase family protein, whose amino-acid sequence MLKFVAAVAVLAAPVAVASGCANQSTENPSTTTTSAPNAQALTTQLNTADGRHVANATIDFTGGYATVTVETAADGALTPGFHGLHIHAVGTCEGDFASAGEHFQAPGHTGQPASGDLPPLLVRSDGAGKLVATTDGFTQDQLKGPQGSSIVLHETAESDQRIACGVLSPATATGTSVSTRGPPTPPPRAGHVRHPPPAHRSPRRSRRRPSPPASPRPPRPQRSPRRPRRRRPRRRPVPARRRPPPAQRKQR is encoded by the coding sequence ATGTTGAAATTCGTCGCTGCCGTTGCCGTGCTCGCCGCACCGGTCGCCGTTGCAAGTGGTTGCGCCAACCAGTCGACCGAAAATCCGTCAACGACGACGACTTCGGCACCCAACGCCCAAGCGCTGACGACCCAGCTCAATACGGCCGACGGTAGGCACGTCGCGAACGCCACCATCGACTTCACCGGCGGGTACGCCACGGTGACCGTCGAGACCGCCGCCGACGGTGCGCTTACGCCCGGATTCCACGGGTTGCACATCCACGCGGTCGGCACGTGCGAGGGCGACTTCGCGTCTGCAGGGGAGCACTTCCAAGCCCCCGGACACACCGGCCAGCCCGCCAGCGGCGACCTGCCACCACTGCTGGTGCGTTCCGACGGCGCGGGCAAACTCGTCGCCACCACCGACGGCTTCACCCAGGATCAGCTCAAGGGCCCGCAGGGCTCGTCCATCGTGCTGCACGAGACCGCGGAGTCCGACCAACGCATCGCCTGCGGCGTGCTCAGTCCGGCGACCGCCACCGGCACATCGGTCTCCACGCGGGGCCCCCCCACCCCCCCGCCGCGGGCGGGCCACGTCCGGCACCCCCCCCCGGCACACCGGTCCCCACGTCGATCCCGACGTCGACCGTCCCCCCCAGCCTCGCCCCGCCCGCCCCGCCCGCAACGGTCACCGAGACGACCTCGCCGACGACGGCCACGACGACGACCAGTCCCAGCGCGACGACGACCACCACCAGCACAACGGAAGCAACGGTGA
- the fdxA gene encoding ferredoxin: MTYVIGSACVDVMDKSCVEDCPVDCIYEGDRMLYINPDECVDCGACAFICRMDAIYYETDLPADQQQFLADNAAFFSEVLPGRDAPLGSPCGAAQLGRVGVDTPYVAGLPPNEGHG, encoded by the coding sequence ATGACCTATGTGATCGGTAGCGCATGCGTCGACGTGATGGACAAATCGTGCGTCGAAGACTGCCCGGTTGACTGCATCTACGAGGGCGATCGCATGCTCTACATCAATCCCGACGAATGTGTGGACTGCGGTGCGTGCGCCTTCATCTGCCGGATGGACGCGATCTACTACGAGACCGATCTGCCCGCTGATCAACAGCAGTTCCTCGCCGACAACGCCGCCTTCTTCAGCGAGGTGCTGCCCGGGCGTGACGCCCCACTGGGTTCGCCCTGCGGCGCGGCGCAGCTAGGACGCGTCGGAGTCGACACCCCCTACGTGGCCGGGCTGCCACCCAACGAGGGTCACGGCTAG